A genomic segment from Treponema sp. Marseille-Q3903 encodes:
- a CDS encoding flagellar filament outer layer protein FlaA: MKKTLGLFAAAMLLVGGVAFAEEAMLIDFTLLDADCCEDDNGNKTQNSHTVMDYSVSAGATFTEDQKNLMKTSLALPEWEVKLNSSAKTVGSLADSTIVAAPVKGEADVPFAGKNVMGVRVVFPTWNSNANARIEPPFVIPAYEPLATADENGNRQKQTDEEKASGKTLFEGGYGLVKNVGTLKAVSVTTMGMNYPHGLYVLISDTDDVERRYFMGFLEFDGWKSLRWNNPQYISEIRNREIRVYPIYPRGMPFVKFKGFQITRDASHIGGDFIGYFKDVKIIYDKALLTSDRDIDDEDIWGIIAKKEDARQNAEMQRFGNKQVNRYLERVKLAKEDEFTSSLKENSNSNAQVSE, from the coding sequence ATGAAGAAGACTTTGGGTTTATTTGCAGCTGCTATGCTGCTTGTTGGTGGCGTTGCTTTCGCTGAAGAAGCTATGCTCATCGATTTTACACTTCTGGATGCTGACTGCTGCGAAGATGACAATGGCAACAAAACTCAGAATAGCCATACAGTAATGGACTATTCAGTTAGTGCAGGTGCTACTTTCACAGAAGATCAGAAGAACCTGATGAAAACATCATTGGCTCTTCCAGAATGGGAAGTTAAGTTGAACTCTTCTGCAAAAACAGTTGGAAGTTTGGCTGATTCGACAATAGTTGCTGCACCTGTAAAAGGTGAAGCTGACGTTCCGTTCGCAGGAAAAAATGTGATGGGTGTTCGTGTTGTTTTCCCAACATGGAATTCTAACGCAAATGCTCGTATCGAACCTCCATTTGTTATCCCTGCTTATGAACCGTTGGCAACTGCTGACGAAAACGGTAACCGTCAGAAACAGACAGATGAAGAAAAAGCAAGCGGTAAGACTCTTTTTGAAGGTGGTTACGGACTTGTAAAAAATGTTGGAACATTAAAAGCTGTTTCTGTAACAACAATGGGAATGAACTATCCTCATGGACTTTATGTTCTTATCTCTGACACTGACGATGTTGAACGACGTTATTTCATGGGATTCCTTGAATTCGATGGTTGGAAATCACTTCGCTGGAACAATCCACAGTACATTTCTGAAATCCGCAACCGCGAAATTCGTGTTTACCCGATTTATCCACGCGGAATGCCATTTGTTAAGTTTAAGGGTTTCCAGATCACACGAGATGCATCACACATCGGTGGAGATTTCATCGGTTACTTCAAAGATGTAAAAATCATATATGATAAAGCACTTCTTACAAGCGATCGTGACATCGATGATGAAGATATTTGGGGAATCATCGCTAAAAAAGAAGATGCTCGCCAGAATGCAGAAATGCAGAGATTCGGTAACA